The proteins below come from a single Ovis aries strain OAR_USU_Benz2616 breed Rambouillet chromosome 18, ARS-UI_Ramb_v3.0, whole genome shotgun sequence genomic window:
- the LOC101106243 gene encoding myeloid-associated differentiation marker-like, with product MSSRWIRPGTAAILCVFCFLRLPQLFSTCVAFSLVADMGIWRGAIGNWSMSFWCVCFAMTLIISTVELYRRRSYFPFFWHNISVTFACYAALICLSASIIYSITHVQFLPHGPYRDRAIAATAFSCIASVLYVIEVTVIWAMYDLEETFFYVHTTRALLKVLETFVAVVMFALLCNFTLYLQEPALEWCVAVYSICFILAAVVLLLGLAEWEYMPPRPFSIFQLVLSLLSVLLYVSALVLWPLYQFSEELGGQPQRPSDGDCRDELTYDMCFWDQCLAVAVLTAINLLVYVADLGYWARQVSVGTENVSSAPNSVQSHPVTSQSEDIL from the coding sequence ATGTCCTCCCGGTGGATACGCCCAGGCACGGCCGCCATCCTCTGTGTGTTCTGCTTCCTCCGCCTGCCGCAGCTCTTCTCCACCTGCGTGGCCTTCTCGCTTGTGGCCGACATGGGCATTTGGAGAGGGGCCATAGGTAACTGGTCCATGTCCTTCTGGTGCGTCTGTTTCGCCATGACCCTCATCATCTCCACAGTCGAGTTATACAGGCGCCGGTCCTACTTTCCTTTTTTCTGGCACAACATCTCTGTCACCTTCGCCTGCTACGCTGCCCTCATCTGCCTCTCGGCCTCCATCATCTACTCCATCACCCACGTCCAGTTCCTGCCTCATGGTCCTTACCGGGACCGGGCCATCGCCGCCACTGCTTTCTCCTGCATCGCATCTGTGCTGTATGTCATAGAAGTGACCGTGATATGGGCCATGTATGATCTTGAGGAGACCTTCTTCTATGTGCACACCACGCGAGCCCTGCTGAAGGTGCTGGAGACCTTCGTGGCTGTTGTCATGTTCGCCTTGCTCTGCAACTTCACCCTGTACCTGCAAGAGCCGGCCCTGGAGTGGTGTGTGGCCGTGTACTCCATCTGCTTCATCCTGGCAGCTGTGGTCCTCCTGCTGGGCCTGGCTGAATGGGAATACATGCCGCCCAGGCCCTTCTCCATTTTCCAGCTAGTGCTCAGCCTGCTCTCCGTCCTCCTCTACGTCAGCGCTCTGGTCCTCTGGCCGCTCTACCAGTTCAGCGAGGAGCTCGGTGGGCAGCCCCAGAGGCCCAGTGATGGAGACTGCAGGGACGAGCTCACCTACGACATGTGCTTCTGGGACCAGTGCCTGGCTGTGGCCGTCCTGACAGCCATCAACCTGCTGGTTTACGTGGCCGACCTGGGGTACTGGGCTCGCCAGGTTTCCGTAGGGACGGAGAATGTCTCCAGTGCTCCTAATTCTGTCCAGTCCCATCCGGTGACTTCACAGAGTGAAGACATCCTGTGA